A single Acidaminococcus sp. DNA region contains:
- a CDS encoding pyridoxal phosphate-dependent aminotransferase — translation MHISERTLAIPTSPIRKLAPLANKAEKAGRKIYHLNIGQPDVETPKSFFEATTAFRPKVLSYGQSQGREELINAILKYYKAWGMDFDYDNVYITNGGSEAISFAVMTTCDPGDNVLMFEPFYANYKSFVGAYNVKINGVPTSPDKGYHLPDEAEIEKHIDSHTRAILLSNPGNPTGVIYTEEEMDIISRIVRKYDLALIADEVYREFVYDGKFKSFGTMPELNDNLIIIDSVSKRYSACGARIGCVISRNKDLCAQLLKCCQSRLSVSQLDQAGAAGLYTTPKSYWEDVRMEYTRRRDTIKAALDAMPGVISSQPKGAFYVMVKFPVDDIEKFASWLLTDFNIDNETVMITPGNGFYASSPDRGKDEARLAYVLNCDALKRAMYLLSEGLKQYPGTKK, via the coding sequence ATGCACATTTCTGAAAGAACGCTTGCTATTCCTACTTCGCCTATTCGTAAGCTGGCACCGCTGGCTAACAAGGCGGAGAAGGCAGGGAGAAAGATTTACCATCTGAATATTGGTCAGCCTGATGTAGAAACACCGAAAAGCTTCTTCGAAGCAACGACAGCTTTCCGTCCGAAAGTCCTGTCCTACGGTCAGTCCCAGGGCCGGGAAGAACTGATTAATGCCATTCTCAAGTACTACAAAGCCTGGGGGATGGACTTTGACTATGACAACGTCTACATCACAAACGGCGGCAGCGAAGCCATTTCCTTTGCTGTCATGACTACTTGTGACCCCGGCGACAATGTGTTGATGTTTGAACCGTTCTACGCCAACTACAAGAGCTTTGTAGGTGCTTACAACGTCAAAATCAACGGCGTGCCGACGTCTCCCGATAAAGGCTACCATCTTCCGGATGAGGCCGAAATCGAAAAGCACATCGACAGTCATACCCGTGCTATCCTGCTTTCCAACCCGGGGAACCCGACGGGTGTTATCTACACGGAAGAAGAAATGGACATAATCTCCCGGATCGTGCGCAAGTATGACCTGGCCCTGATTGCCGATGAAGTATATCGTGAGTTCGTCTATGATGGCAAATTCAAGAGCTTCGGCACCATGCCGGAACTGAATGATAACCTGATTATTATCGACTCCGTGTCGAAGCGCTACAGTGCCTGCGGTGCCCGTATCGGCTGCGTCATTTCCCGCAACAAGGACCTCTGCGCACAACTCTTGAAGTGCTGCCAGTCCCGTCTGTCCGTATCCCAGCTCGACCAGGCCGGGGCAGCCGGACTCTACACGACGCCGAAATCTTACTGGGAGGATGTCCGCATGGAATATACCCGTCGCCGCGATACTATCAAGGCAGCGCTCGATGCGATGCCGGGAGTGATTTCCTCCCAGCCGAAAGGCGCTTTCTACGTCATGGTGAAATTCCCCGTTGACGATATCGAGAAATTTGCTTCCTGGCTGCTGACGGACTTCAACATCGACAATGAAACCGTCATGATTACGCCGGGCAACGGCTTCTACGCCTCCTCTCCGGACCGCGGCAAGGACGAAGCAAGACTTGCCTACGTCCTGAACTGTGACGCCCTGAAACGCGCTATGTACCTCCTCAGCGAAGGTCTGAAGCAGTATCCGGGCACGAAGAAGTAA
- a CDS encoding aminotransferase class I/II-fold pyridoxal phosphate-dependent enzyme has product MTISCVAPHAQGKINRDRIFGASDAAQKRIKQIGAEKVTNATIGSILDNDEKFAVLPTVSKIYRSLKDTDYFKYAPIVGLGDYQELVQKACFGESRPEGVYTAAVATAGGTGAVHHSIWNYTMPGDTVITSDWYWGPYKVLCRDMNRELDTYPLVTADRKFNLKGLTDKVHEIVARQDRVEVIINTPAHNPTGFSLTPDEITDVLHMLEDSISGTKKTAVLVLDVAYLDYAGEREEVRKIFRSLGHLPENIFVLICYSMSKSFTMYGMRCGALIGVSSSKEQIEEFVNVNKVSCRSTWSNCSRGAMTTLNTIYQSEELLNKIQDERNYYYKMVQERGDVFTKEAEACGLNMVPYISGFFLSIPAKDSQAVCDKLHDDDIFCVPLAAGVRVAVCAVPLKKIYGMAAKIKKAMDACGE; this is encoded by the coding sequence ATGACCATCAGTTGTGTTGCACCTCATGCACAAGGAAAAATCAATCGTGACCGTATTTTTGGAGCTAGTGATGCGGCTCAGAAACGCATAAAACAAATTGGTGCCGAGAAGGTAACAAATGCCACTATCGGTTCTATCCTGGATAACGATGAAAAATTTGCCGTTCTTCCGACGGTCAGTAAAATTTACCGCAGCCTGAAGGATACAGATTATTTCAAGTATGCCCCGATTGTTGGCCTGGGCGATTATCAGGAACTGGTACAAAAGGCCTGCTTTGGCGAGTCTCGTCCGGAAGGCGTGTACACAGCGGCTGTCGCTACGGCCGGCGGTACGGGTGCCGTCCATCATTCTATCTGGAACTACACGATGCCCGGCGATACTGTCATCACGTCCGACTGGTACTGGGGCCCTTACAAGGTTCTCTGCCGCGATATGAACCGTGAACTCGATACCTATCCGCTGGTAACGGCAGACAGAAAATTCAACTTGAAAGGTCTGACCGACAAGGTTCATGAAATCGTGGCCCGTCAGGACCGCGTAGAAGTCATCATCAATACGCCGGCTCACAACCCGACCGGATTCAGCCTGACGCCGGACGAAATTACCGACGTTCTCCATATGCTGGAAGATTCTATTTCCGGTACAAAGAAGACGGCTGTGCTCGTTCTTGATGTCGCTTACCTCGACTACGCCGGCGAACGCGAAGAAGTCCGCAAGATTTTCCGCAGCCTGGGTCACCTGCCTGAGAACATTTTCGTGCTCATCTGCTACAGCATGTCTAAGAGCTTCACTATGTACGGCATGCGCTGCGGCGCCCTCATCGGCGTATCCTCCAGCAAGGAACAGATTGAAGAATTTGTCAACGTCAACAAGGTGTCCTGCCGTTCTACCTGGTCTAACTGCAGCCGCGGGGCTATGACAACGTTGAATACGATTTATCAGAGTGAGGAACTCCTGAACAAGATTCAGGATGAACGCAATTATTACTATAAGATGGTACAGGAACGCGGCGATGTGTTCACGAAGGAAGCAGAAGCCTGCGGCCTCAACATGGTGCCGTATATTTCCGGTTTCTTCCTGTCCATTCCGGCTAAGGATTCCCAGGCCGTCTGCGACAAGCTGCATGATGACGATATCTTCTGCGTGCCGCTGGCTGCCGGTGTCCGCGTAGCTGTCTGCGCTGTACCGCTGAAAAAGATTTACGGTATGGCTGCTAAGATCAAGAAGGCAATGGATGCCTGCGGGGAATAA
- the tnpA gene encoding IS200/IS605 family transposase encodes MENKYFRTKTTVSLINYHFVFCPKYRRKIFLIPHVEERFKELTRQICDELKIEILAMECHIDHVHLFLRCWPKQSPAEIMREVKGVSSHRLRDEFPQLSGMSSLWTRSYFVSTAGNVSSETIKRYVDTQKTRG; translated from the coding sequence ATGGAAAATAAATATTTCAGGACAAAAACAACAGTATCTTTAATCAACTATCATTTTGTATTCTGTCCCAAATACCGTCGCAAGATATTCTTGATTCCTCATGTCGAGGAGAGATTTAAGGAGCTGACACGGCAGATATGCGATGAGCTCAAAATTGAAATCCTTGCCATGGAATGCCATATCGACCATGTGCATTTGTTTTTAAGATGCTGGCCGAAGCAATCCCCTGCCGAAATTATGAGGGAGGTGAAAGGAGTTTCCTCCCATCGACTTCGAGATGAATTTCCTCAACTGAGTGGTATGTCGTCATTATGGACCAGGAGCTATTTTGTTTCGACGGCCGGCAATGTTAGCAGCGAAACGATTAAACGCTATGTGGATACTCAAAAAACCAGGGGGTGA
- a CDS encoding nucleoside kinase, which translates to MQIIGPDGVTKEYTDGTTLAQIAKDYQNRFSSPIAVGFLDGRATPLPLAPQGGEHVNFLDLNSPEGYSTYISTFLFTLIAAMRQMRPEVWLEVQNTFGNALYCDIKNRIVLSKYDLADITKCMQDMIDKDMPVEVIVKKKAEAWPYIHPKFYQDQAPLLSALPEDSTVNVYQLDGVRAYFVQPLLPSLGYLKKFELKSMGSGLLLRYGKQGSYDQLEPFRERKKLAAVYAESEKMGQRMHCPTVAALNQFIERGDSRGIIQMCEAQHEKRIAQIADIIASEDEGVRLVLIAGPSSSGKTTFSQRLAVQLRVNGLRPIPISMDNYFKERKDTPKLPDGSYDFESIDALDVDLFNSQLEKLLKGEMVEIPHFSFKSGERSYRGQKEQLGNDGVVIAEGIHGLNEVVSASVPKDQKLKLYISALTPLSFDDYNRIPTTDMRLLRRMVRDSKFRSHDPLMTIRNWHKVREGEEKYIFPFSEEADIMFNTTLIYELAVFKKYAYPLLESIPHSEPEFVVARKLMDMLNVVQSIDDEAIPNNSIMREFIGNSIFGDLL; encoded by the coding sequence ATGCAAATAATCGGACCGGACGGAGTTACAAAAGAATACACAGATGGAACTACCCTTGCTCAGATTGCCAAGGATTATCAGAACCGGTTTTCTTCTCCCATCGCCGTCGGTTTCCTGGACGGACGTGCCACCCCGCTGCCGCTTGCACCGCAGGGCGGGGAACACGTGAATTTCCTTGACCTGAATAGCCCTGAGGGCTATAGTACGTATATCAGTACCTTTTTGTTTACGCTCATTGCTGCCATGAGGCAGATGCGCCCCGAGGTGTGGCTCGAAGTACAAAATACCTTCGGCAACGCTCTCTATTGTGACATCAAGAACAGAATCGTCCTGAGTAAATATGATTTGGCGGACATCACAAAATGTATGCAGGATATGATTGACAAAGATATGCCCGTCGAGGTCATTGTCAAGAAAAAAGCCGAAGCCTGGCCGTATATCCATCCTAAATTTTATCAGGATCAGGCCCCGCTGCTTTCCGCATTGCCGGAAGATTCGACAGTCAACGTGTATCAGCTCGACGGCGTCCGCGCCTACTTTGTACAGCCGTTGCTGCCGAGTCTGGGGTACCTCAAGAAATTTGAACTTAAGTCAATGGGTTCCGGCCTCCTGCTGCGCTACGGCAAACAAGGTTCTTATGACCAATTGGAGCCTTTCCGGGAACGCAAAAAACTCGCGGCCGTCTATGCTGAGTCCGAAAAAATGGGACAGCGCATGCACTGCCCGACCGTGGCGGCCCTGAACCAGTTCATCGAACGGGGCGACAGCCGCGGCATCATCCAGATGTGCGAAGCCCAGCATGAAAAACGGATTGCCCAGATTGCCGATATTATTGCCAGCGAAGATGAGGGCGTGCGTCTTGTGCTCATTGCCGGTCCTTCTTCTTCGGGCAAGACGACGTTTTCCCAGCGTCTGGCTGTCCAGCTGCGAGTCAACGGGCTGCGTCCTATTCCTATCAGCATGGATAACTATTTCAAGGAACGCAAGGACACGCCGAAGCTTCCCGATGGCAGTTATGATTTTGAAAGTATCGATGCCCTTGATGTTGACTTATTTAACAGCCAGTTGGAAAAATTACTCAAGGGTGAAATGGTCGAAATTCCGCATTTCAGTTTCAAGTCGGGAGAACGTTCCTACCGGGGTCAGAAAGAACAGCTCGGCAACGACGGTGTTGTTATCGCTGAGGGCATTCACGGCCTGAACGAAGTCGTATCGGCTTCCGTCCCGAAGGACCAGAAGCTGAAGCTTTATATCAGTGCCCTGACGCCGCTGTCTTTTGATGATTATAACCGCATCCCGACGACGGATATGCGCCTTTTGCGCCGTATGGTCCGCGATTCGAAATTCCGTTCGCACGATCCTCTGATGACCATCCGCAACTGGCACAAGGTCCGCGAAGGAGAGGAAAAATATATCTTCCCGTTCAGTGAAGAAGCAGATATCATGTTCAACACGACGCTCATTTATGAGCTTGCCGTGTTTAAAAAATACGCATACCCGCTGCTTGAGAGTATTCCTCATTCGGAGCCTGAATTCGTGGTGGCCCGCAAGCTGATGGATATGCTGAATGTCGTCCAATCCATTGATGACGAAGCAATACCGAATAACTCGATTATGCGTGAATTCATAGGAAATTCTATTTTTGGTGATTTGTTGTGA
- a CDS encoding transposase, producing MVRTFRFKLFRAKRNKKLHRQIDAAGMAYNHCIALHKRYWKLYHKSLNLYALQKHLTKLKKIPHFAYLKEIGSQALQDVTQRIDRGYKLFWENLKRERKTAPPGFRKVRKYKSYTLKQAGWKLDQEHGIVYIAKQKYRYAKSRNIEGKIKTLTIKRDSLGDIYLYFTCELPDIEVGARTGKSVGFDFGFNGKMLIAENPEEDIREPRFFCKARNEIARANRKLSRKRMQSNNRCRARQELARLHRRIANQRNAFHWQLARELCSRYAVICLEDLDMKFMQKGHGKKVMDYGFSELENILAYVGRQVGTRIVKVDPYFPSSQLCSECSYKNPEMKDLRIREWVCPACGSHHDRDRNAARNIHQEGLRILESA from the coding sequence ATGGTCAGGACATTCAGGTTCAAGCTGTTCCGTGCTAAGCGGAACAAAAAACTGCATCGGCAGATCGATGCTGCCGGAATGGCCTATAACCATTGCATCGCCCTGCATAAGAGATATTGGAAACTGTACCATAAGTCCTTGAACCTCTATGCGCTCCAGAAGCATCTCACGAAGCTTAAGAAAATACCGCATTTCGCTTATCTGAAAGAGATTGGCTCGCAAGCCTTGCAAGATGTTACTCAACGCATTGACAGGGGCTATAAGCTTTTCTGGGAAAACCTGAAGCGGGAGCGGAAGACGGCACCACCAGGATTCCGCAAGGTGCGAAAGTATAAATCCTATACGCTCAAACAGGCTGGTTGGAAACTGGATCAGGAGCATGGTATTGTCTATATCGCAAAACAGAAATACCGCTATGCGAAAAGCCGCAACATCGAAGGCAAGATTAAGACATTGACTATCAAACGGGACAGTCTTGGTGATATCTATCTCTATTTCACCTGCGAATTGCCGGATATCGAAGTAGGAGCACGAACAGGTAAAAGCGTCGGCTTCGATTTCGGTTTCAATGGCAAAATGCTCATAGCTGAAAATCCGGAGGAAGATATCCGGGAACCAAGATTTTTCTGCAAAGCCAGGAACGAAATTGCCCGTGCCAATCGCAAGCTGTCCAGGAAACGTATGCAGTCAAACAATCGGTGCAGGGCTCGCCAGGAATTGGCTCGTCTGCATCGTAGGATTGCGAATCAGCGTAATGCTTTTCACTGGCAGTTGGCAAGAGAATTATGCTCCCGCTACGCAGTCATCTGTCTTGAGGACTTGGATATGAAGTTCATGCAGAAAGGCCACGGGAAAAAGGTTATGGACTACGGGTTTTCTGAGTTAGAGAATATCCTCGCTTATGTAGGCAGACAGGTTGGTACAAGAATCGTTAAAGTAGATCCATACTTCCCGTCTAGCCAACTCTGCTCGGAATGCAGCTATAAGAATCCTGAGATGAAAGATCTCCGTATTCGCGAATGGGTTTGCCCTGCCTGTGGTTCGCATCATGACAGGGACAGGAATGCTGCCCGTAATATCCATCAGGAAGGCCTGCGAATACTTGAATCGGCCTAA